A genomic region of Mustela erminea isolate mMusErm1 chromosome 12, mMusErm1.Pri, whole genome shotgun sequence contains the following coding sequences:
- the CLTA gene encoding clathrin light chain A isoform X3 — translation MTELDPFGAPAGAPGGPALGNGVAGAGEEDPAAAFLAQQESEIAGIENDEAFAILDGGAPGPQPHGEPPGGPDAVDGVMNGEYYQESNGPTDSYAAISQVDRLQSEPESIRKWREEQTERLEALDANSRKQEAEWKEKAIKELEEWYARQDEQLQKTKANNSTNINHPCYSLEQAAEEAFVNDIDESSPGTEWERVARLCDFNPKSSKQAKDVSRMRSVLISLKQAPLVH, via the exons ATGACTGAATTAGATCCGTTCGGTGCTCCTGCCGGCGCTCCCGGCGGCCCTGCGCTGGGGAATGGGGTGGCCGGTGCCGGCGAAGAAGACCCTGCCGCGGCCTTCTTGGCGCAGCAAGAGAGTGAGATTGCGGGCATCGAGAACGACGAGGCCTTCGCCATCCTGGACGGCGGTGCCCCCGGGCCCCAACCGCACGGCGAGCCGCCAGGGGGTCCGG ATGCTGTGGATGGAGTGATGAATGGCGAGTACTACCAG GAGAGTAATGGTCCAACAGACAGTTATGCAGCTATTTCACAAGTGGATCGATTGCAATCAGAGCCTGAAAGTATCCGTAAATGGAGAGAAGAGCAAACAGAACGCTTGGAAGCCCTCG ATGCCAATTCTCGGAAGCAAGAAGCAGagtggaaagaaaaagcaataaaggaGCTAGAAGAGTGGTACGCGAGGCAGGACGAGCagctacagaaaacaaaagcaaacaacag CACAAACATAAACCATCCTTGCTACAGCCTAGAACA GGCAGCAGAAGAAGCCTTTGTAAACGACATAGACGAGTCGTCCCCAGGCACTGAGTGGGAGCGGGTGGCCCGGCTGTGTGACTTTAACCCCAAGTCCAGCAAGCAGGCCAAAGACGTCTCCCGCATGCGCTCTGTCCTCATCTCCCTCAAGCAGGCCCCCTTGGTGCACTGA
- the CLTA gene encoding clathrin light chain A isoform X4, with the protein MTELDPFGAPAGAPGGPALGNGVAGAGEEDPAAAFLAQQESEIAGIENDEAFAILDGGAPGPQPHGEPPGGPDAVDGVMNGEYYQESNGPTDSYAAISQVDRLQSEPESIRKWREEQTERLEALDANSRKQEAEWKEKAIKELEEWYARQDEQLQKTKANNRAAEEAFVNDIDESSPGTEWERVARLCDFNPKSSKQAKDVSRMRSVLISLKQAPLVH; encoded by the exons ATGACTGAATTAGATCCGTTCGGTGCTCCTGCCGGCGCTCCCGGCGGCCCTGCGCTGGGGAATGGGGTGGCCGGTGCCGGCGAAGAAGACCCTGCCGCGGCCTTCTTGGCGCAGCAAGAGAGTGAGATTGCGGGCATCGAGAACGACGAGGCCTTCGCCATCCTGGACGGCGGTGCCCCCGGGCCCCAACCGCACGGCGAGCCGCCAGGGGGTCCGG ATGCTGTGGATGGAGTGATGAATGGCGAGTACTACCAG GAGAGTAATGGTCCAACAGACAGTTATGCAGCTATTTCACAAGTGGATCGATTGCAATCAGAGCCTGAAAGTATCCGTAAATGGAGAGAAGAGCAAACAGAACGCTTGGAAGCCCTCG ATGCCAATTCTCGGAAGCAAGAAGCAGagtggaaagaaaaagcaataaaggaGCTAGAAGAGTGGTACGCGAGGCAGGACGAGCagctacagaaaacaaaagcaaacaacag GGCAGCAGAAGAAGCCTTTGTAAACGACATAGACGAGTCGTCCCCAGGCACTGAGTGGGAGCGGGTGGCCCGGCTGTGTGACTTTAACCCCAAGTCCAGCAAGCAGGCCAAAGACGTCTCCCGCATGCGCTCTGTCCTCATCTCCCTCAAGCAGGCCCCCTTGGTGCACTGA
- the CLTA gene encoding clathrin light chain A isoform X2, with protein sequence MTELDPFGAPAGAPGGPALGNGVAGAGEEDPAAAFLAQQESEIAGIENDEAFAILDGGAPGPQPHGEPPGGPDAVDGVMNGEYYQESNGPTDSYAAISQVDRLQSEPESIRKWREEQTERLEALDANSRKQEAEWKEKAIKELEEWYARQDEQLQKTKANNRVADEAFYKQPFADVIGYVAAEEAFVNDIDESSPGTEWERVARLCDFNPKSSKQAKDVSRMRSVLISLKQAPLVH encoded by the exons ATGACTGAATTAGATCCGTTCGGTGCTCCTGCCGGCGCTCCCGGCGGCCCTGCGCTGGGGAATGGGGTGGCCGGTGCCGGCGAAGAAGACCCTGCCGCGGCCTTCTTGGCGCAGCAAGAGAGTGAGATTGCGGGCATCGAGAACGACGAGGCCTTCGCCATCCTGGACGGCGGTGCCCCCGGGCCCCAACCGCACGGCGAGCCGCCAGGGGGTCCGG ATGCTGTGGATGGAGTGATGAATGGCGAGTACTACCAG GAGAGTAATGGTCCAACAGACAGTTATGCAGCTATTTCACAAGTGGATCGATTGCAATCAGAGCCTGAAAGTATCCGTAAATGGAGAGAAGAGCAAACAGAACGCTTGGAAGCCCTCG ATGCCAATTCTCGGAAGCAAGAAGCAGagtggaaagaaaaagcaataaaggaGCTAGAAGAGTGGTACGCGAGGCAGGACGAGCagctacagaaaacaaaagcaaacaacag GGTGGCAGATGAAGCTTTCTACAAACAACCCTTCGCTGACGTGATTGGTTATGT GGCAGCAGAAGAAGCCTTTGTAAACGACATAGACGAGTCGTCCCCAGGCACTGAGTGGGAGCGGGTGGCCCGGCTGTGTGACTTTAACCCCAAGTCCAGCAAGCAGGCCAAAGACGTCTCCCGCATGCGCTCTGTCCTCATCTCCCTCAAGCAGGCCCCCTTGGTGCACTGA
- the CLTA gene encoding clathrin light chain A isoform X1: protein MTELDPFGAPAGAPGGPALGNGVAGAGEEDPAAAFLAQQESEIAGIENDEAFAILDGGAPGPQPHGEPPGGPDAVDGVMNGEYYQESNGPTDSYAAISQVDRLQSEPESIRKWREEQTERLEALDANSRKQEAEWKEKAIKELEEWYARQDEQLQKTKANNRVADEAFYKQPFADVIGYVTNINHPCYSLEQAAEEAFVNDIDESSPGTEWERVARLCDFNPKSSKQAKDVSRMRSVLISLKQAPLVH, encoded by the exons ATGACTGAATTAGATCCGTTCGGTGCTCCTGCCGGCGCTCCCGGCGGCCCTGCGCTGGGGAATGGGGTGGCCGGTGCCGGCGAAGAAGACCCTGCCGCGGCCTTCTTGGCGCAGCAAGAGAGTGAGATTGCGGGCATCGAGAACGACGAGGCCTTCGCCATCCTGGACGGCGGTGCCCCCGGGCCCCAACCGCACGGCGAGCCGCCAGGGGGTCCGG ATGCTGTGGATGGAGTGATGAATGGCGAGTACTACCAG GAGAGTAATGGTCCAACAGACAGTTATGCAGCTATTTCACAAGTGGATCGATTGCAATCAGAGCCTGAAAGTATCCGTAAATGGAGAGAAGAGCAAACAGAACGCTTGGAAGCCCTCG ATGCCAATTCTCGGAAGCAAGAAGCAGagtggaaagaaaaagcaataaaggaGCTAGAAGAGTGGTACGCGAGGCAGGACGAGCagctacagaaaacaaaagcaaacaacag GGTGGCAGATGAAGCTTTCTACAAACAACCCTTCGCTGACGTGATTGGTTATGT CACAAACATAAACCATCCTTGCTACAGCCTAGAACA GGCAGCAGAAGAAGCCTTTGTAAACGACATAGACGAGTCGTCCCCAGGCACTGAGTGGGAGCGGGTGGCCCGGCTGTGTGACTTTAACCCCAAGTCCAGCAAGCAGGCCAAAGACGTCTCCCGCATGCGCTCTGTCCTCATCTCCCTCAAGCAGGCCCCCTTGGTGCACTGA